A genomic window from Triticum urartu cultivar G1812 chromosome 7, Tu2.1, whole genome shotgun sequence includes:
- the LOC125520772 gene encoding E3 ubiquitin-protein ligase BOI-like — protein sequence MASVDLQRLRHMLLTTGAGGGHHQLASAASMPASGPCYAAAVPSQRGHQPYADLFALPLPPPPTTTAAAEQYSEFLAMAAADLAKKGVSPDCAQEMITKKRRRDEQSSMLGAADVLAAHAQQQITDVDSVLLKHARKMWTTLAEQTQSQTRLIVSAVEARAAKRLKAKDEEIERIRSMNWALEERLRNLFMEAQMWRDVAQSHEATANVLRGDLQRALDVQAVHGGGSGHGQEDDAESCCWGENQVPVCPEEEVGTPVVEERHATGAGRCKGCREGAAVVLLLPCRHLCVCAPCAAVAQACPVCGSAKNGSVCVNFS from the exons ATGGCCTCCGTGGACCTGCAACGCCTGCGCCACATGTTACTCACCACCGGCGCCGGCGGCGGTCACCACCAGCTCGCCTCCGCCGCTTCTATGCCGGCCAGTGGGCCTTGTTATGCCGCTGCGGTGCCGAGCCAGCGGGGGCACCAGCCGTACGCGGACCTCTTcgcgctgccgctgccgccgccgcccacgaCGACGGCGGCCGCGGAGCAGTATTCGGAGTTCTTGGCGATGGCTGCGGCTGATCTGGCGAAGAAGGGCGTCAGCCCCGACTGTGCTCAGGAAATGATCACCAAGAAGCGGAGGCGCGACGAGCAGTCGTCGATGCTTGGCGCGGCCGACGTTCTTGCGGCCCACGCGCAGCAGCAGATCACCGACGTCGACAGCGTCCTGCTCAAACAT GCGAGAAAGATGTGGACTACTTTGGCGGAGCAGACGCAGAGCCAGACGAGGCTTATCGTCTCGGCCGTGGAGGCCAGGGCGGCGAAGCGGCTCAAGGCCAAGGACGAGGAGATTGAGCGGATCAGGAGCATGAACTGGGCGCTCGAGGAGCGCCTTCGGAACCTCTTCATGGAGGCTCAGATGTGGCGCGACGTCGCGCAATCCCACGAGGCCACGGCCAACGTGCTCCGCGGCGACCTTCAGCGGGCGCTCGACGTCCAGGCGGTCCATGGCGGTGGAAGCGGCCACGGTCAGGAAGACGACGCCGAGTCCTGCTGCTGGGGGGAGAACCAGGTACCCGTCTGCccggaggaggaggtgggcaCGCCGGTAGTGGAGGAGCGTCACGCGACAGGAGCAGGAAGGTGCAAGGGGTGCCGCGAGGGCGcggccgttgtgctgctgctgccGTGCCGGCACCTCTGCGTGTGCGCGCCGTGCGCGGCCGTGGCGCAGGCGTGCCCGGTGTGCGGAAGCGCCAAGAATGGCAGCGTCTGCGTCAACTTTTCGTGA